The region AATGATAAATACCAACTACGGCCACGCCACCCGTCACAGAAGCAAGGGCCGTAATGGTCATGCGTATTTCTTTCCCACTCTGTTAAGAATGTCTGTGCACGTGTACACACGCATTCAGTAGACATGTGACCGTCCCCTTTTATTCCTTCATCATGTAATGTAATATTGGTTGACTTAACTTCAGTACTCAAAATGATAGTACATGTACATTATAGAGTATTTAAGTTGTGGGGTGTCAGAAAAGCATGCatcagtcaagaaaaaaaaatttttcccctCCTGTTCTGGGGAAGGAActaatgtatttttagttgtatgaaGAAAAGTTATATCATTTTGGGTGGAATTATGGCTTTGCTGTTGTGTTTATTTGGAGATTAGATGTGATGTAAAGATGTTTGGGTGTCAAGTTGACAAGGGTTGGGCTTGTGATGGTTAATctttgtcaacttgattggatgaAGAGATAACTGAgaccagtggtttgggaggctgaggcaggaggatcatgagtttgaagtcaatctcagccacttagtgaggccttaagcaaactagcgagaccccatctctaaataaaatataaaaaagggctcgggatgtagttcagtggtcaaatgcccctgggttcaatccttggtgagagagagagagagagagagagagagagagagagagagagagagagagagagaggcctaAGTTTAGGAGGCCTCTGGACGTGTTGGTGTgtttctaggaatgattggcatgtgggacagcAAACTGAGGGACAGATAAGTgccctaagtgtgggcagcaccgACCAACAGGTTGGGACTTTGAAGGAACAAATGTTAGAAGAACTAGGAAGCAGGCGCAGACACACGCTCCGTTCTTCTTGAGCAGGTGCTTGGTGGCTGCTGCGGTCACCTGAGGACTGCAGTCCCCAGTTCGCTCaccttccaaagcagactctgacCAGTGACCCCCCAGGGAATTTCCAGGCCTTCTGTCCTGGAGTCGGGCTGCATCCTTGGTCTCCCTGGTTCTGAGGCTCCAGGTCTTTCGACTGAGCAGCTGCTGctccctccagctctccagcctgtgGGCGGCCATTGTGGACTGTCCAGCTGCTGGCCATGTAagctctttttattctcttctgaGTGTGTGTGCGTATATACATACAGATGTATTTCTATGTCGACGGATCCTGTGGCTGTTCCTCTAGAGGGCCCATCGAACACCACCGGTGCAGACGGGGCAGGAGCAAGCCCAGCCTCTCGGCTCTGCTGATAGAGGAACCAAGAAATGTCCTCTTTGAAAGGAGAAGTATGTCACTGCTCAAGCCCCCGGACACATGTACCCCACCTCTGTCCCCATTTGAATGTCCATTCTCTGGAAAGCCACAAACATTCCAAGACTGGACTTCTACTGAATCATCTCCAATTCTTTGAATTACCCTGGTCTAGGAAGGGTGTGGAGGCAGGCGGCAGGAGGCGGGGCAAGACCCCCAAAGAGGTTAAATAGGTCACTTACATGCTTGGCTCTCCTGAGACCCAATCTCCCCTGAGACAGGCACCAGACCTTCTCCTGGGCTCCTGACACCATGTCGCCCCTGAAGACCCTGCTGCTGGCCGCCCTCCTCCTTGGGGCTTCTCTGCAGAGCATCCGTGCAGGTGAGAGCAGGGCACAGGTGGCCTGGGAAGGGGCAGGCATCTCAGCTGCAGTGGCCAGGAGGCCCCGGCCCCAGCTGTGCATTACAGTGCAGAGAAGATCATCCTCTAAGCTGTCTGCTTTATTAGTGGGTTTCATATACAATAAGGGAAACAGCATAGAGACAGCAGAATTGTTTCCAAGTACATGAGaagatgtaaaatatttttataataatgatatcttgtaaactataaaatattcagTTGGGAAAGCTGAAATAAAGGTCGCTAGGTAGAgacacacacaggtgcacacagagATACACACAGATAAagagacacacacatataccagACCCCCCAGGGCACACGAGGcctcacaggtgcacacacatTAGGGACAAGGTGCCCCCGATGCATGAACATGGACCTAACCCAGACAGAGGCACGGGGACACGTATACAGTCACCATGTGCAGACCCCCTGCCAGACCCTGGGGTCACCCTGGCTCCTGCTGTCTCCCTAGCTCGAGCCACCAACGTGGGCCGGGAGTGCTGCATGGAGTTCTTCAAGGGGGCCATTCCCATCAGAAAGCTGGTGACCTGGTACAGAACCTCAGCCGAGTGTCCCAAGGATGCCATTGTGTAAGTCCCCTCTGCCCATTGCAGCTCCTGGGACTGTGCATGGGAGCAGGTGGCTGGCTGCTGGCGCTCCGGGGATAGCTGGGGAGCAGGGAGAAGAGGGTGGCCCTTCCTCCCCTCGACCAGCAGCCTGCCCCAGGGGCAGCTGCACAGCCTGTCTGAGGGGCCAGTCAGTACCCATGCTGACCTTCCCTGTCCTGATCCTGAGCTGGTGGGGACAGCTgagccccaggcccttcctctgCTTCCCAGGCTCTAGGGGGTCTGGGCACAGGTGGTCTGAGGGGTGGGCGCCAGGTCCTGCAGCCCTGGCTCCCGGGAGGGCTGTGACTCAGGTGGGGTCCTGAGAATGTGGAGACCACTGAGCCTGTGGCTCCCCCTCCCTGCAGGCTTGTCACCATGCAGGGCAAGTCCATCTGTTCGGACCCCAAGGACAGGCACGTGACGAAGGCAGTTAGATTCTTGCAGAGACTTGTGAAGTCACCTGGCCCCATCACCCAGAAGCCCTGATTTGCTCCGGACCATTTGGAGGCTTCCAGTGTGGGAGTTCATCACCCCAACCCGGAGCCCCGGGGCTGTGGAGGCCTCACAAGGACAAAGGGGAGGAGCCAGAGGACCCTGGCTCCTTTGCTGGACTGAAGCCTCGGGCCTGAATAAAGTCTCCTCCCCAGCCTGGGTCAGTGTCTTCTGTCCCCACCGCACAGCCCACACTTCCACTCCTGCCTTCACTGGGCGAGGGTCCTCAGAGGACCTCGGGCCCTGGCCTGCCCTGGTCACAAAGGGAAACGGAGGCGACGGGGGCGTGGCCGCTGCGGACCAAGCAGAAGCGAGGGGAGGACTGGGAGGGCGGGGCCGCAGGTGTAGGCGGAGCGCGGGTGGCCGGGaggacagccccagccccaggctgtcCCTCTTGCCTGCTGTGTGTGCCGGCAGGTGGGGGTCCTGGGCAGGCTGGGGGGGGGGTTCTTTCCCATCTTCTGTGCCCCCGAGTCTCCCAGTCGCCCCCTCTAGCCGGCCGCTGTCTGGCCACACGCGGCGCTGAGCTGGGGCTTCTCCTTCCACATGGGGTTCTTCTGCAAGCGCCGCAGCTCCCTGGCGCGGGCGGGGGGGGACGGGGGGGCCAGTTCCGGCAGCTCTGGCCCCGTCGCCCCCACGGCTCAGCCCCCGGCGCCCACTGCACCCGCGGGCCCTGGGAGATCCGCACGGCCAGCGCCCTGCCTGCCCTCCCCACTCcaactgcagccccagcccctcccgcTCCACTTCACCACTCCCCCCCACCTCCATCCCCAGGCAGGCTGGCCCAGGGACCCACAGTTCCTCCCGACTCCAGTggaccccacctccaccccaatCAGCGCAGCCCAGCCCGAGCAGAGCCGCTGCCTCAACCTCACGCCCGCTGAATCCCCTCCAGCTCCTAGAGGCTGCTGTGGCGCCGCCCCTGGTGCAGGGTTGCTCTCCCAGTGATGCCCCTGTGTGCCTGTCAGTCTCAACTCCTGCATTACAGCAGGAGCAGGAGCCACTCTAGAAACCCACGTGTATTCTTAAGGATGAGATGGGCACAGtgcaccccacccccaggcccctcTGCCCAGGCCCAGCTCAAGACTGGGACACCGTGGGTAGGAAGGAAAAGAGCTAGAGTCTCTACATTCCAGTTCTACCACTCATCCAGCCAGCTGCTCTGTCTGGGACCTCGTGCAGGGGCAGAAGCATTGAGTATTCCTCTCCCTAGGACAGGAGATGTTTGGCCCGGCTGCTATCAggaggttttttttccctctctgtgtgtgtgtgtgtgtgtttgtgtgtgtgtgtgtgtgtgtgtgttttgctccGTGCTGCCCCCTTGTGGCCACGGAATGGAGGAATAATCTAAAAAAGAGGGGAGGCAAAGAGGATCCCCTAAATCAGCATGGAGGGCTAGGCTAAGGCCTGTATCCCCTGCAAGCTAGAGCCAGGATCTCAGCATTGcaaacttttctcaaaagaatcaAGATAGATTCTCAACCCCCCAAGGTGAACTCAGAGAGCTGCTGGAGGCTGGGGGGGGGAGGGTACCCTTGAAAGTGAGTGAGCAAGGCCACTGGGCAGGGAAGAGGTGGAGCCAGGACAGGCAGCAAAGTGCAGGGTTCCAATCCCAAGTGCTCAGTAGCAGTCTAGGGCATAAGGTGCGTGGGGTAAGACGCTACCTTGTTCCTCTGAGACATTTTGAGGAACTGGGACTTGGTGATTCCCGTGGTTGGTGAGCAGAAGGGAGGGACAGGCAGGGACTGAGGAACAGTAGGGAAGGCACCGTCCCTCTCCTTCTGAAATCCAGCTCCCCTTCAGAGCTCAGTG is a window of Ictidomys tridecemlineatus isolate mIctTri1 chromosome 15, mIctTri1.hap1, whole genome shotgun sequence DNA encoding:
- the Ccl17 gene encoding C-C motif chemokine 17, producing MHQTFSWAPDTMSPLKTLLLAALLLGASLQSIRAARATNVGRECCMEFFKGAIPIRKLVTWYRTSAECPKDAIVLVTMQGKSICSDPKDRHVTKAVRFLQRLVKSPGPITQKP